The Nomia melanderi isolate GNS246 chromosome 3, iyNomMela1, whole genome shotgun sequence genomic interval tgcaCGCGAGGCGTGCACGATTTTATCGCGGCGTTTCCTCTTTGTGCCTGTCACGTCTCTCGTAAATGATTCaattgtacatttattaaaaaagaggaacgttgaaccgcgcgccgcgccgcgccgcgccacgcacACGCGCATCGTCCGCAAACGGAAATTGAGCAATATTTGTTTGCGTATGTTTCGAGCGGTGTCAAACGAATTCCCGGTAATCTTTTCTCCGCCACGGCGGCCTCCTCCAATAATTGATGGCCTGCATCGAACGCCCTCATAGGAAACTCTTTTCCGCTTGTTACTGGCGCTACGTTATCTGGAAATCGTTATCGGGCTCCGGCAATCAATTAGAGTGATAAATTACCGTGCAGATAAATGGGACGGCGATACGGAGAAAGTTGTGTAGATGTTCCCTCTGATCGGACAAAATGAGAGGAcgatttatgcatttatttatttatggtaCGAAGCCCATCCGATGTGCTGTGTAACAATCGTTTTACCTTAACAGCCTGGCGATACGAAAACATGacgtataaagaatataaagatataaagATACGAAGAATACAAAGGAAGTAATTATCTggaataatgtataatacaacTCTGGTAGAGGGATGTTTGATACACGAAGAGAACGAAAGATTTTCGAACAACGGAATTGAATGGAGTTTACGCGGTCAACAGGTGACGCGCAAAAATTTATGGGCGCCGGTATTACCGCAGCTTTCGGTCGACCCGTCGCGGAATTTTGCTACGAGGGAATCATCCGATCACCTCTGCGAGACCCATGGGAACGCTCCTGCGCTATAGATAGCGGAGATCCATCCGGAAATCCAGCACCATATGGACTTTAACACAGGGGAGCTTACAGAGTGAAATTGATGTAACGATAAACCATTCAGAATGGACCGCGGAAATTAGCCCTCCGGCGAGCCCCGAGTTATCCAATATCAGAGGAGAATTAGCGGAGGGCAGCCAGGAATAAATCCAGGAGATCAAGACTGTGTCTGGTCGGACCTTATTAAttacgcaattattaaaaatggttATCCTCTTCAGTCGGCCTGCTTCTCCGGTGGAAATAGGGAGATCAAAGAGAAATTAACGGTGCGCTTCCTTTCTTCGAGATTATTCCGTACACCTAGATGTATGGTAGttccataaaaataattgttttcaatggtATACTGAATATCGTGTAGGAGTCCATTTAACTACAGTATTATTCttatgtttttttcttttatatatatatgtttcttCTCGTTAGATATCAATATTTACgatgtaatagttctttttaaaaGAGCCGACCGTCTCTCACCTACTGACTCTATTCCGCAATCGACAATCGAATTTCCAGCATCGCGATACCGGCGCAGCTTGTAATATGTCTCGTTTTTCTAGGACAATCGCAGTCTATTCGCGCTTCGTTCGGCATCGGATTCGATTCTATTTGCGCGACGATTAAGATTTTTTCGTTCGGAGAGGTACTTCGGCCGATAGCAGGCGCACCGGCAAAACTGAATACGCCGGAGTTATTGGGAAATCGATACCATCCTCGATACCAGATATCGTATGACTCATTCCTCTCCGTATTTACCGTGACCGGTATCTTCGTAGTCGAAACGTAACTGCTCTCTTTTCTCGTTTTCGAAAACGGCGAAACATTGGTCGCTTGTTCCCGTAGCCGCCCGAACGACGATGCACAATGGTGCTCGACGAAAAGCTCGCCAGAATTCATAGTCTCGTGGGATTTCCATAAAAATGATCTCTATATTCCTGATATTACTGAATTCAGATATTTTATGGATAAtgcaaaatttcattatacGCTTTATGATTTATTACCATATCTTATTATATGGTACTCAACATTTCCTTCCAAAAACTTGACACAACAGCGTTTTCAATTTCCCCCTGCCAGATCAAGTAAATATCCCACTGTCCAGCGGGCAAACAATCATTCCCGCGGCGAACCCCCTGGAAATTGTATACCTAAATATTGACGGACACGAAAGTTGGTCAAAGTTGAGCGTAGAAATAATGAGGTTTGCCGTGGACGCGATGTAGGTTAAAGCAGTTTCGCGGCCAGTGTACACAGCTGTTTACGGGGGCGTGCAGGTCGTTTAATTATCACCGATCGATGGCTGCGTTGTCATCGATCCCAGCCGAGGCGTTCGCTCGCGCGTCATCGATCGCCGATTCTCCGGGCAACGGACACGTGTCACGGTGGAGAAAGAACACGATCCGCGGATTGAATCGCCGCGGGATTAAGCTCGATCCACAGTGAAACACGTTTCACGAATTTCGCGGTCGAATTGCGCTTTTTACGCGCGTCGCGGAAACCCGCCGGTTCCATTGTCCCTTTTTTTCCGCGGATTTGTTTCAGCGCGGCGTCGCTCCGCGCGAAACAGAGAGTACGCCGCGCTCGTTTGCCTTCGTTCTTTTTCGCGCGCGCGCCTTGCGGAATATAAAATCGCGTCGCCGCCTGCCGAATATTAATTCGCGACATTGAGATTCAGAGAGAAATGCGCGATGTTTATTCGATTGTACCGCGAAGAGAGCGATGTACAAATTGGCCGGCGATCCTAATGCGCGTTAACGTCCCGCCGTTCCTTTTTTGGTCGCGTTCGCGGGACAAAAATCCGAAGCCGTCGTCCGTGGGCGAAGTCGCGGGCGAGGTATCGGGAAAATCGGCGACgggaatattaaattcgatgGAGAACGCCCCCGGCCGCGGAGCCTCTAGGAGGCCGGTAGTCCTTTTAGCGCTTTTAAAGGAGCTTcttcaacatttataaaatccaattcTACGGAACTTGTCGCGAGAAAGTTCCCCCGCCGGAATTAGTTAATTCCTTAAGGTATTCCggagtttcattaatttctctttttacGGCTCGGAAAAGAGTTGGCGCGTCGGGTAAAACAGAGACACCGGGGAAAGAAGAAAACCGGGGGAAGAGAGGCGAGCGGAATCCGCTCGCAATCCCGAACAGATTTTCCGTTCCCGCGTCCGACGAGGTAAGGCCGCGCGTTTACCGAGCAATTTAAGTGATCTCCCGTCGCCGTTTTACGCTTTGTGCACCGTGCACCGTACGAACGGACTGTGACGGGTGCGCGCATGTTCCCtgataataactaataaattctGCAATTTAGTATAGTGGGACGTCCATTACCTCTCTCTGCACCCTCATTCCGCGTGCACGTGTACAAAGTGTCGTCGTAACCGTCGCATAAACTTCGACGCATCAAAGCAGTGGAAAACGTGTCTCTTTCAGAAGGGAAATCGCACCGTTAACACGGCAATTTTCTTGCCCCTTGAAACGTAATTGAATGGCCGACGAACGCGCGCTCGCCCCCGGCCGATTCGTCTCTGCGATCGCGGTGAATTAAAGTTCCACGCCCTGACTCTTCCCGTCTTTCTCCGCTGTTTCGTTACGACTGCGGAATATTCCCGCGTGAACGATCGAATTGAAACTCGGATTCCAGCGTGCGGGTAATAACGACGTTTAATGcctttaaataattcttcgcCGAATAGCGTGCGACGAGACGCTTGCGACGAAACAGAAAGGGCTCGGGAGACGATGAAGTTggtataaattaaatgtacaataGAGTGCGACGGCTGTTGGGGACGAGGTAGGGAAGGGGGAcataaattaaccccttaagaGCTTCTGTATTCTAGGCAGGTAGCTAGAATCCTACGTATCTCGTTTAGGCGAGAAGTCAAATGTTCGACGAAGATAGAGGAGGCAAACAGTGAAAGCTCATGTGCGAGAGAAGAAAAATGCGCTTACGGACTTAGTCCTTTTCAATCCAGAGATGAGATACCCTGTTATAATGTTAAGCTTCGATACGTGAAATCCtgagataaaatagttttgtttcttaatttacgtatactttccgattaatttcaaagaataccgTCAGCGTCTCGtcgaaacattttgaatatttctagggaAAAACTTTCGCATGCAAAAATTTAACGGCGAAACGCTTCGTTGCGATGCAAATCTAGCGTCCCGCTCTTCTCGGGTTTTCCCACGTGACTCGGGCCAAAGTTGATTACTTCGGCGACACAGTTGCGGCACGGTCGCGTTCGCGAGGCCTCGCTACGGATATGAAATTATAGTCGTGACGTAATTAGTACGAACTCGTAGAACCGTGTCCCGTGAAAATGATGCCCCGGTAAGCGAATTCCCATGATTTATGCGGATCGAGCCGAGTGGCAGCGTGATTGCGTCGGGTATAATTAGTTATGGTTAGCAACCGTGGTCTCGCCGCGAGTGCGCAAACCGGCTGTCACGCCCACGTATCCCCCGCGAAACGAAGAAATCTCTGTACTCCAGACTTTTTTCTTACGAAACTTCGAGGCACGAACATTGCCAAACTCACGGTAGGGGAGACCGAGGGAAATGGGGTCGAAATAACAATCCACTCCACCTTTGTTGTATCGCAAATCACGTTTCCCGTCTCTCATTTGCAAAGGAAAAGTTCATACGTTCCTTTCCACTTTTTATTGTTGACCATCCGACTGTCGATCTCAACGGCGTTCCCacgaaaaacaatattaaaccttaTTAATTCCTTTAAATTCAGGATTGCGCTTTGGTTTCTCCATATAAACGAAAAGCTTTTGTCGCCTAGAATTGAATGATAATTTCATATTCACGAGCAAATTGGAACAGGACTAATACTAAATTCTAAGTTTCCGAGTAATACTGTTTACCAAGAAAATTTGACAGTTAAGAGGTTAACGTCCGAGGATTTTTACTTCTTCGCTATCGCACAGGACAAGATCCGATTCGCTTCGGTCCACTCTACGTCGTAGATTCGTCGCTGACCGATCGTCGCGCGGAGCTCGTCATCCAGGAGAGTTGATTCCCCGTGTCGATACGTTTTCGAAACCGAGAATCTATTTCCGAGCCCGCAGCGGACCTGCATTTCGCTCCGAAATCGCCGCCAAGAATAGCCAATTTATCGTCGCTCGTTCAAAGTTTCCCGATCCCGCCGTCCCTCATTCTCCGGGCACTTCTCATCGATTTCGTGTCTCGTCAGTgatttctttctcctttttccgcTCCTTCGTCGTCGGCGAAGTAGTCGCATGGTTTTGCCAAGAACCGTAAACTCGAGCGACGTTCCAGAAACggggaagaaaaaaggaacggtTCGGGAAAAATGGATTCCTCCCCTTACCGGTAATCGAGTGAAATCGACGGCTTATCAGTTTTAGCGATTCTCCCGCGCCATCGCGCTCCGCTCCGTCCCGATTTAATTTCTGTCGCGGGTTCCGGATGATTAAATTAGTCGAGAGCGTCGAAGGAGCAGCGACTTTCGTCGCAGAAGCAGCTCACTGTAGCGGTGTGATTCCGCGAAACGACTTGCGCAATAATTTACACGACTCgctcgtccgtccgtccgttgaTTCGAGATCGATCTCCAGCGGAAATCTGTCCGCGGCTGGAACAAAATCTCCGGCGTGATTCAGGGATGAAGTCGTTCGCGGACGAAATATTCGCccgtttataaaaaaaatttttccgTGATTACTctgagaaataattttttaaccttGAACAGAAGGCAAATTTTCTAGtcttcattaataattcaaaataagaAGATGAGTTTTTCGCAGAGATCATAGCGTTGAAAGTCAgaagataatttattaacaacCTTTCGACCGTAATGTTAAAACCGAGAATTAAGCAGTGGAATTCAGCTTggcttataaaaattgaatatgagGGAACGACCAGGCATAAATATCAGATAATCGAAAGATATTCATTGCTAATGTACTCAAAGGTGACATCAATGATGGCTCTAATTGTTCGATCAGGGTAAATTAAAAGCTGTCGattcaaatcaattttctcCCTCCAGTTCCCTCGAAGGAAgacatattttttttgtttcattgaaaaatgatttttccaaGCCACAAAGACGCGTGTATTAGTTAAATCCCGGTCCAGAAGTGGCACGGAACTTGGCCGCGTGCTTGCACGCACCGGCGCGCACGGATCGGTCCATAGATCGCGCTAAGAATTACACGAGCGTCGATTGAAATTGACATCCATTTGTCAAGGCCTGTTTAGTCTGCGGCCGTCGCTCGCGAGGGTTGCGCTTTGTTGCTGAAAAGCTGGCTAGTTGTCCCGCGAACGCGCTGCAGTCAGTTTCTTGCTTCGACAACGTTTTTCCGTCAAtaaatcgaaaagaaacttcGATAAATTTGCCGTGTTACGTTTACTCGATCGTGTCTACGAAGTGTCGAATCCAACGAAAATGCCGCAATAATATTCAACGAAAACGCGAATATTCGAAGCTGCACCGTGTCCCGTGTCGCGCACAGTTCCATAATGAACGTTGACGTTGCCGGCTCGTTGCGCGATAAAAAATGTCCGGCAATGGGGCGGTTGCACGTTCGCGAAACGTGAAATCAACGTTTCGCGTGAGGCGGCCCCGATAATCAGATTATACGGCGATTTCAACGGAAGGGAACGCGGCTTTAAAACACGATTACTCGGCCGTGCTCTCGCGATTAGATTATTTATCGCGACGCCGGCGAAGCAGCGAGAGAGCTAGAAAAGTATCGGTGGGAAGTGTCTCTGGCGTCGTTAGCATGGCAAAGGTGAAGAACCTTGATAAATGTTCTCTGTAAATAGATCGACTATACTGCGGATATTTGTGTAAATTCATAAGCACCGATCGATGGGAAGAGGAACTAGGAAATGCGCTACGGCAGACACCATTACGACGTGCCATTTCAAGTTTAAACATCGCCATTCATTCAGTGCTACATTTTCTACGTTTACAAAGGTCCACTGACGACACCCCAATTCAGTTTCATTTAACAATAGCTTCATTCTCTACAATCCTCTTTTTCTTGTATGCTCACTTTTCTACTGcatgtaaaaaataatagtaattattctcatttcatattttctcctTATATATCCACAACTGCTTGTCtactgtatataaataatcattacTCATGCTTCGATATCAACCCTTTTCCGCATTTAATACAGACGCGTGATCAAACATCTCGATGTTTCATCCTCCAGCGTCACGAGGGTGGTCAGGAGGCTTCGACAGAAGTCTCGAAAACGAGTCCTCGAAGACACCCTCGCGCGCCTTTCGCCAGGAATGGGAGCGAAAGAAACGTATCATTGACATCCCCTTTTTGATACCGGTTCCCAGCGTTCTCGTTGGCCGCGCTTTGACGGCGCGGCGATCAAAGGGGTCGTTTCACGGACGCGCCGCGCTCTCAAAGAACGACGATGAACGTCCTTTTTGGCGTGCATTACTCGCGCGGTATGCAGCCGCGCTCGCTTTTGTCGATTCACAATGCGTGCGGCCGGTGCGTGCTCGCTCGGAAGAGAGTGCCGGTGCAACGGGAGAGCCCGATGGAACGCAAATGTCGAGAAATCGACCTCCCGCGGCCGCGAGTCGCGCGGAGCGGTGAACGCGACCCTTCGGCTACATTTCCTTCCATTATTTCTGAAACTTCGGGGGGAGGTCCGACTCGACCGTCGCGCCGTGCAATTACTTTCTCCATCTGTTCCTGACAAGTCGCAATTCCGGaggggaaaaatattttcgacggTCACACTGATTCGAGGGACAAGGGGAACGTCGGGTCGGTCGTTTTCCCTTAAAAACAGCGTGTATTTACCTGTTAAGGCGTGACTCGTCGATCAGCGCTGGCGCTATGAAAGGAAAGTAAAAAAGATCTGGTCCGGTTCGTATCGTAACAAGACCGTCGCGacaattttcaacgtttcacgtttctgaggacgaatgtcgttgTTTTGGAGACTTTAAATCAAGTTATCAACGtataattgaattctttaaataacAAACGAGCGATACGTAGTTCTATCTTTCTTCAGTATTTGGAAGtttcatgtataattaataCAGTATTGTTTAATTACTTGCGTTACTGAGTATCAGTATTCCACATGAATCTTCTTACTGTAATCTTTTCCAAGTAACTCGTAAACTCGTCACCGGCAATCACCGTAGCAGTCAACGCATGAATCGTGTTTTCACGATGAATGTTCTTATTCGAATCGAATAAGAAACTAAAGAGTATCGGTAGAATAAACGTAGAATAGACCGATCAGTTAACTGGATCCTTTTGGATAACAAGTTAAAAGAAACTAGGGTAGTTCTTGTAACTGGTAGAAAAATATCGAGTCAGGGTAGTTCGATAAGCCAAGGGAGAGGATTCGTTTGAACTAAGGGCGGCGCGGCACTTAGCTGTTAACAAATTCAGGAACGACTTCTGACTTCGCCATTGGCTCGGCGAAAGTTCGAAATGTGCGGGGActttgtcgcgtcgcgtcgcggttcCTCCCCGATGAGCGTTTCCCCTGGAGTGGCCGAGGAAATGAAAACATTCGCTCGATTTCTTCGAAAGTTTGGAGGCTTTCAAGTCCTTTCGGCGCGGACGAGAAGTCTTTCCGTGATCGATGTTCGAAGAAGGAGGCAGCCAGGGCCACGCGATAATCGAATTCTCTTCTCTGCGTAGTGGGACAGTTCGGAATCCGAGTGCTCGGAGGCGGAGGACTCAAATGAGTTAGGGGCCATCGTCAGCCCCGAGATCTGCGCGATGGACTCTGTGGACAGTGCCAGCAAGCGGCAAGCTACTCGTGTCTTCAAGAAGTCGAACCTGAATGGGAAGATCACGGTGTACCTCGGCAAGCGGGACTTCGTCGATCACATAACCCACGTCGATCCAATCGGTAAGGAACACATCCCTTATTAACCATCTATGGTACATGCGAATTTTCGTGAGGAAATATTCATGCGAGACGTACTCCTGCTTATGGTACTTAATCTTGTAGCAACTTCGCGGAGAGAACTATTATAAAGAAACTTATAAAGGTACTATAGGTTCGATTGAATTTGtgacaaaattattttggtCGTGACACATcgttaattcttttaatttaattaatctttaataataCGATTATACTCAAAGTATTAGGCAAATTAGTGGCTTAGCAATCGAGTTGCATCAAGTCAATCTGAggaaatacaatgaaattcaaGTGGCTACGAAGTTTCCTTCGTTTCAAACTTCGATGGTAAGTAACTATAGTCACATTTAATAACTGGAGGTTCAACAGACGCGACATTTAATAATTTGACTGACGAAAATCGAAATGTCTCGACACCGTTCATCTCGCTCGAATATTTGACAAATTTGTCGCGGTCACTCCGGAATATTTAGTTAAAGTTTCCAGCGTAGACGCCTGCAGGAAGTGGGTCAGTCCTGTAATAAAACAGCAGGCCAGCCGGGTCATACGCTGACATTTTCCAGACTCGGTGAAAGTCCTGGAAAATTTAACTCACCCTTGATGCAGTGGTAGCGCTATACTGTTCCATACCGGAGGAAACAGTGCTCACCCAGAACTTTACCATTCTTAGTTCCGAAACGCAGTCTTAGTACTTGATTCATAGTTAAAATCTATTGTACCATTGTCTCGAGTTTTTATTTATGCGGGCAGAGTAGTTTCGTGGGATACAACTTGAACCTCCCACTATTCGCGATGGTAAAAATAACGGAACGAATTCATGCGTCGTAGGAAGTATCAATCTTCTTAGTCATCTTTTATTGCAGTGTTCGCTGGTCCATTATGTCAAACTTGCCAATGCAGCGTCTTTGCCGCGTATGCGAATCGATTATTCGAGTGCAGAGAGgatttaaattacattctcaAGTTACTCGATAATTCCGTAAAAAAAACTTCGCCCTAAAGTGGGCATTTAATAATACAGGTAAATTATCGATTCTCCGGCACTTGTACCGTATGCACTCCAGAAGCAGTGGAGCGAGCAAAGGAGGCGGTGGTATAGAATCCGACACTTATCGTGGATGATTTTGTCATCAGACTGAATGAATGAATACGTTGTAATGGTGGCTACTTGAAAGAcacgtttattaaataaaatcgcTACAATAATCTACGTATAGAAAGCTCTATACGATAAGAATATCTTTTTCCATTCTATTCCATTATGTTGCTAAGTAAACTTGACGAATTATCATAATCACGTAACCGCACTGTACTTCGGTAAAACGTAACGTTGTAAGTGGAACGATGATTATAGAaatctaaattaatatttaacttgttCTTCGCAAAGCGATTAACCCCATTTTTCAAATGtcttttttaacgttaagacACTTAATTGGTCCTTTGTGTAGAGAATTTCACGGAATGTTTTTACCTTTTATTTTGAGCAGTTAATCACTTTGGCAAATGAATAGCTCATTTATCGGAACGACAAAAATCGTCCCGAGCAATTGCATTACGTAACGAGACGTTTCGCCGTGGTCGGCCGGGGCAGAGTTAATCTTGAATACGGGCTAGGCCATTGAGACGATTCATTCAGACGCGTCCACTTGACACCCAAGGAATCAATGGTCGCCTCGAAAGACTTCTTCCCCCCCGTCGTTCCGATTGGGAAATTCGATTTACGGGACGACGGGTTGCCGTTTAATCCGGAGCTGGTTAGCAgccacttaacactaaaactatcgaccGGTCAAGCTCACTGGCTTGTATTTCCTTATACAAGTCAGTAATGCTACTTATTTACTTTAGAACGCAGCTTAATTATAATCCTAGCGTTTATTTCTCAgcaaaatatttctatctttctgagtatttttaaaagaaaaccaTGAGTGGGTCATTTTGAATCATCTGATAATTCACTAATGCTACTTATTTACTTTAGAACGCATCTTCATTATAATCCTAGCGTTAATTTCTTAACGAACTACTTTTATCTTCCTGAGTGTAAAGGTAGAAACCATGAGTGGGTCATTTTGAATCATCTGATAATTCACTAATGCTACTTATTTACTTTAGAACGcatcttaattataattctagcgttaatttctcagtgaaatatttctatctttctgaatatttgtaaaagaaagAACCAAGAGTGGGTCATTTTGAATCGTCTGATAATTCTAGTCCAAATAATTTCTTAGCGAACTATTTTTATCTTCCCGAGTATAAAGGTAGAAACCATGAATGGGTGATTTCGAGCCATCTAGTATCTCTAGCGTTAAATTCCCTCTtctcaccgatcgctgttcaATCGTTACAGACGGGATCGTGCTGATTGACCCGGACTACGTGAAGGATCGCAAGGTCTTCGGCCATGTTCTGGCCGTGTTCAAATATGGCAGGGAGGACCTGGACGTTCTCGGCCTGTCGTTCCGCAAAGACCTCTACCTCGCCGCCGATCAAATCTACCCGGTGGGGCCCGGCTCGCAGCAGAGGGAGTTGACACGGTTGCAAGAGAGGCTGATCAAAAAGCTCGGCAGCAACGCGTACCCGTTCTACTTCGAGCTGCCACCCCATTGTCCCGCGTCGGTCACGCTGCAGCCCGCCCCCGGTGACACCGGCAAACCATGCGGCGTCGACTACGAATTCAAAGCGTTCGTAGGTGAGACGCAGGACGAGAAACCGCAGAAACGGTACGAGAGCCTCGATTATCGCGGTATCGTCGATTTCACACTTTCTCGAGCCAGCGAGCAGCGTCGAGCCACGGGGAATTCTTTGGACTTGAAATACAGTGGTGCTCGCTAACAAGAGAAGCCTTGCCTCCCGCGGCTTTCAATGGAATTTCGTAAGAGTTTTCCGAGGAGAATACGTCTAAAGTCGTGAAAGATTCGAGGCTTCTCTTGTTAGACCCGAGGCTGTATACTCCGAGTGCTTTGGAGGTCGGATAGCGAAGTTTCTTTGATATTCTAGTGATCGATTGAACATTACCCAACTAGTAATTGGATACTATTGTACATAGCGAGATAagattatttatcatttcattgaaGTGTACGCGAGATAACTGCGACAAAAGCCAACGAAACTATCCCCTAACTCTGTACAAGTGTCCTAATTTGTAACTTGGAAGCTCGTAGCTTCCCCTCTGAATGAGCGTGAAAATGCCCCAGCCCGATCGCAGTCAGAACGGTCTCGGCACAGTTTCACGGTCCCGGTCGTCGGTTGCAGAGATTTCGTCAGGCTGGCGATACGAAAGATCATGTACGCGCCCTCGAAGCAAGGCGAGCAGCCTTCCGTCGAGGTTAGCAAAGAGTTCGTGATGTCGCCGAGCAAGTTGTACCTGGAGGCGTCCCTCGACAAGGAGCTGTACCATCACGGCGAGAACATCGCCGTGAACGTGCACATAGCGAACAATAGCAACCGGACTGTgaaaaagatcaaagtgtccgtGAGGCAGTTCGCGGACATATGTCTGTTCTCCACGGCGCAGTACAAGTGCACGGTCGCCGAGGCGGAGAGCGAGTGAGTATCATTCAAGTCATCATTCTTTCAGAACCCGCGGTCGACAATGGGAAGCGCGGGCCGTCGCGGACGCTCGCCGGCGAACGGATCCATACGCGACCCGTGTTCACTCGCGGCCAACTGGTCACATTGAAATCGTCGGTGCAGCTTTCGTTCGATACTTTTTCGACCAATCAGAATCCGTTGCAGCGGAGgcttaacgctaggtttacggaacgcgtcggtTGAACGTATCTCGAATTTTGTGAACTTCATTTGGTAAACGTTCACGAGTTTTATTGGTGTAATTGCGCGAACAAGCGCACTAATTgactacatttttatatacatatatatatacgtatccTAGTTTCCAAGATCTAAAGGAATGAGCATTGACTATTCTTAGGATCAGTTGAATAAacagtacaataaatgtccgtaaacttAGCGTTACAGCTAGTTTTAGATTtcttttgttacaattattggGAAGATTCTTTTCCGAGGAATGATCGAAAAATGGATTCAGTGATACACGAGCTGAATTACAAATCatttgaagtctcgatagatgtactctgagtttttgtaaaaatattgaaagcaaCCAATTCGACTGTccgatagttctagtgctaaagcTAGGTGCCCATTTCACAGGAAAACTATCACGAGTTTCTCCCTGGTATTGCGTTGAGAGCGACTATCCGAGAGCATCGTCAGAACTCATCATCACTCTCAAGGCAATATCCATTTGCGAGAAATGCTCTCAA includes:
- the krz gene encoding beta-arrestin protein kurtz isoform X2; this translates as MAKWDSSESECSEAEDSNELGAIVSPEICAMDSVDSASKRQATRVFKKSNLNGKITVYLGKRDFVDHITHVDPIDGIVLIDPDYVKDRKVFGHVLAVFKYGREDLDVLGLSFRKDLYLAADQIYPVGPGSQQRELTRLQERLIKKLGSNAYPFYFELPPHCPASVTLQPAPGDTGKPCGVDYEFKAFVGETQDEKPQKRDFVRLAIRKIMYAPSKQGEQPSVEVSKEFVMSPSKLYLEASLDKELYHHGENIAVNVHIANNSNRTVKKIKVSVRQFADICLFSTAQYKCTVAEAESDIGVAPGFTLSKVFSLRPTLADNKDKRGLALDGQLKHEDTNLASSTMEGCPVGPGFTLSKVFSLTPLLANNKNKWGLALDGQLKHEDTNLASSTLVVDPSQRENLGIIVQYKVKVKLCLGALGGELVAELPFILMHPKPEEEQSAPSTARPSPTQKADSGEIPLDTNLIQLDTEADGDDDIIFEDFARLRLKG
- the krz gene encoding beta-arrestin protein kurtz isoform X1, whose translation is MAKWDSSESECSEAEDSNELGAIVSPEICAMDSVDSASKRQATRVFKKSNLNGKITVYLGKRDFVDHITHVDPIDGIVLIDPDYVKDRKVFGHVLAVFKYGREDLDVLGLSFRKDLYLAADQIYPVGPGSQQRELTRLQERLIKKLGSNAYPFYFELPPHCPASVTLQPAPGDTGKPCGVDYEFKAFVGETQDEKPQKRDFVRLAIRKIMYAPSKQGEQPSVEVSKEFVMSPSKLYLEASLDKELYHHGENIAVNVHIANNSNRTVKKIKVSVRQFADICLFSTAQYKCTVAEAESEEGCPVGPGFTLSKVFSLTPLLANNKNKWGLALDGQLKHEDTNLASSTLVVDPSQRENLGIIVQYKVKVKLCLGALGGELVAELPFILMHPKPEEEQSAPSTARPSPTQKADSGEIPLDTNLIQLDTEADGDDDIIFEDFARLRLKG